From the genome of Lentimonas sp. CC4, one region includes:
- a CDS encoding sialate O-acetylesterase — protein sequence MKIRLFSLCAAYLLGAHTIYASLDLGSLFTDHMVLQRDMPVPVWGNADPGTSITVVFADQEQATTADADGKWMLKLSPLSASVEPRAMTVSSSASDDEPVVLSDVLVGEVWICSGQSNMQFSVNSVPKVKALVPHAQNIRCFEVKRTVAFTEQERCEGQWSDTPPPSAVAFAFAHCLQQQADVPIGILLTCWGSSSLEAWMPRDMVDTVPHFKTMMAEFDADEVTQKRIQSILDGKKPWSKGDDVFLRRQTNVLYNAMLAPLAPYAARGLVWYQGERNTQSMHGMIETPWFSRNSGMLKYGATLKAWIERTRQEWGQDEFQFLAVMLPGYYKALPTGPQTGAESPIAHSWGWMRESQLQALELPNTGVANTIDLGDVKNIHPRDKFPVGERLALLAARDTLGIEVEAEGPVMQQVSSTGGTLVVQFTHAAGMTTTDGAAPSGFWIADDSANWVPATAQIQGETVVLSAAELNQPLYVRYAFAGKPTVNLVNGAGLPAYPFRNDTFTP from the coding sequence ATGAAAATACGACTCTTCTCACTCTGTGCGGCCTACTTATTAGGTGCGCATACGATCTATGCCTCGCTGGACTTAGGTTCACTATTCACTGATCACATGGTCCTACAGCGCGATATGCCTGTTCCAGTCTGGGGCAACGCAGATCCAGGCACATCGATCACCGTTGTTTTTGCGGACCAAGAGCAAGCGACGACTGCCGATGCGGATGGCAAGTGGATGCTCAAATTGTCTCCGCTCTCCGCGAGTGTTGAGCCGCGGGCGATGACGGTGTCGTCGTCGGCATCGGATGATGAGCCAGTAGTCCTGTCGGACGTGTTGGTCGGCGAGGTTTGGATCTGTTCCGGTCAGTCGAATATGCAATTTTCGGTGAATTCCGTGCCTAAAGTAAAAGCGCTCGTGCCACATGCTCAAAACATTCGCTGTTTTGAGGTGAAGCGCACCGTCGCGTTTACCGAGCAAGAACGTTGCGAAGGGCAGTGGAGTGACACTCCGCCGCCGAGTGCAGTCGCCTTCGCGTTTGCGCATTGCCTGCAGCAACAAGCGGATGTGCCGATCGGCATTCTACTGACCTGCTGGGGGAGCTCCTCGCTGGAGGCCTGGATGCCACGCGATATGGTCGATACGGTGCCGCATTTTAAAACCATGATGGCTGAGTTTGATGCAGATGAGGTGACGCAAAAACGCATACAGTCGATCCTCGACGGCAAGAAGCCATGGTCCAAAGGAGATGACGTCTTCCTGCGCCGCCAGACGAATGTATTGTATAACGCGATGCTGGCTCCACTTGCACCGTATGCAGCCCGTGGGCTCGTCTGGTATCAAGGGGAGCGCAACACGCAGTCCATGCATGGTATGATCGAGACGCCCTGGTTCTCGCGGAATTCCGGCATGCTTAAATATGGCGCCACCTTGAAGGCATGGATCGAGCGCACTCGGCAGGAGTGGGGGCAGGATGAATTCCAATTTCTGGCTGTCATGCTACCTGGCTATTACAAGGCACTGCCGACCGGCCCACAAACTGGAGCAGAAAGCCCCATCGCTCATTCGTGGGGGTGGATGCGTGAGTCGCAGCTGCAAGCACTCGAATTACCCAACACCGGAGTCGCCAACACCATCGACCTCGGAGATGTGAAAAACATTCACCCCAGAGACAAATTCCCGGTAGGAGAGCGCCTCGCATTATTGGCCGCTCGCGATACCTTGGGCATCGAGGTTGAAGCTGAGGGGCCAGTGATGCAGCAGGTGAGCTCTACGGGCGGCACGCTCGTGGTGCAGTTCACACACGCTGCAGGCATGACAACGACGGATGGCGCTGCGCCTTCTGGTTTCTGGATCGCGGATGATTCTGCGAACTGGGTGCCTGCGACTGCGCAGATTCAAGGCGAAACGGTCGTATTGAGTGCTGCCGAGCTCAACCAGCCGCTCTATGTGCGCTACGCCTTTGCTGGTAAACCGACAGTGAACCTAGTGAATGGTGCGGGCTTGCCTGCGTATCCATTCCGCAATGACACATTTACACCCTAG
- a CDS encoding DUF1592 domain-containing protein: MSYKIKRLILTVICVAALIALVVTQLDTLPKAAEPVRSAVPESLPEPSALRVKEPIVALLPQADMQPFLDEHCISCHGPEKEKGDLRLDTVAWTLDTFDTVQVWQHVLEALQEGEMPPEEEPRPASDQLSAFIQSLDTQLELAALHIKDRPETAPVNLDADTDEVDHVIHTELATAQPTNIERSELEPFIEANCIACHGPEKQKGEVRFDTMSWQITNNDEAQRWQDVLDVLNAGEMPPEEEPRPEEEALLNTLNSLNRTIVTARKRLTDHGGEITMRRLNRREYANTIHDLFGLKLSVHALPEDDDAETYDTIGADQFFSSIHFDRYLSLGTKIAQEGFKWSNRPLEKPKTKQHEPESVTKNLRKSVSKADEQMAMVKAGKTWQEIGFADAGAMKIFTSQYKGRNAAPRKYISQPNADTGQYIYNNIRSTDDIRVTLGNDPRGTYRIKIHAGVVDGSPAVRQFLNIRDESPLGVIKVEGTERSPRTIEILSAPSILSPSNRPSVTISECSPYESFSRAFATYLEKIQSDNTFASIWVDWVEVEGPFYFQKENFFGQLLSPKGQDLAKPARARELITQFAYEAFRRRPPEPEYINQLVAFFEQRMRSGQKYQDAMSETLGVVLTSPSFIFIEETPQAPSSRQLDARAFAIRLAYFLWSCPPDDELYRVAENGSIFEPNALKKQIRRMLNDRKADAFYSGFMSQWAELDRFEAISVDQHEYYRFNPGIRDSAYKEVIEFFKVLVKENLPVHNLIDSNFVVVNAHLANHYGFKGVDSNEFQKVSIPANSSRGGLITQTAFLTIGSNGERSSPVIRGTMVLDKILNDPPPPPPPNVPELGSTATRQLTNRQMVELHQKQTVCASCHSRIDPIGFGMENYDAIGQWRYEERVGDEALPIEQGGKLVSGMHYQDINDLKRLLTTQKHKLAKGIIESMLSYGLGRTIEFSDHEQIDELVQRCQHDDYGMQTMIFKVVTSPMFTTK; this comes from the coding sequence ATGTCTTACAAAATCAAGCGATTGATTCTTACAGTTATTTGTGTCGCCGCACTGATTGCTCTAGTAGTCACGCAACTCGACACTCTCCCCAAAGCAGCCGAGCCAGTGCGCTCTGCTGTGCCTGAGTCGCTACCTGAACCCTCCGCATTGCGGGTAAAGGAGCCAATCGTCGCCCTTTTGCCTCAAGCAGACATGCAGCCGTTTCTGGATGAGCACTGCATCTCCTGTCACGGCCCCGAAAAGGAGAAAGGCGACCTGCGCCTAGATACAGTCGCATGGACACTTGATACTTTCGATACAGTGCAAGTATGGCAACATGTGCTCGAAGCGCTACAGGAAGGTGAAATGCCACCGGAGGAAGAGCCACGCCCTGCTTCAGATCAATTAAGTGCATTCATACAGTCACTCGACACTCAGTTAGAGTTGGCCGCGTTACACATCAAAGACCGCCCAGAGACGGCACCGGTAAACTTGGATGCTGATACAGACGAAGTGGATCATGTGATACACACCGAACTCGCAACCGCTCAACCAACGAATATCGAGCGGTCGGAATTGGAACCATTTATCGAAGCCAACTGCATCGCCTGCCATGGCCCGGAGAAGCAGAAAGGCGAAGTCCGTTTTGATACCATGTCCTGGCAAATCACAAACAACGACGAAGCCCAAAGGTGGCAGGACGTGCTCGACGTCCTCAACGCAGGTGAAATGCCCCCCGAGGAGGAACCTCGCCCCGAAGAGGAAGCACTGCTCAATACTCTCAATTCGCTCAATCGCACAATCGTCACTGCACGCAAACGGCTCACAGACCACGGCGGCGAGATTACGATGCGGCGTCTAAATCGTCGAGAGTATGCCAACACGATTCATGACCTATTCGGGCTCAAACTCTCTGTGCACGCCCTACCAGAAGACGACGATGCAGAGACCTATGATACCATCGGTGCGGACCAATTCTTCAGCTCCATACACTTCGATCGCTACCTAAGTTTAGGCACAAAGATCGCGCAAGAAGGCTTCAAATGGTCCAATCGACCACTCGAAAAACCAAAGACAAAGCAACACGAGCCCGAATCAGTCACCAAGAACTTACGAAAAAGCGTAAGTAAAGCAGATGAACAAATGGCCATGGTCAAAGCTGGAAAGACCTGGCAAGAGATCGGGTTCGCAGATGCAGGCGCCATGAAAATCTTCACCAGCCAATACAAAGGTCGCAATGCAGCACCTCGGAAATACATCTCCCAGCCAAATGCCGATACAGGCCAATATATTTATAATAACATCCGCAGCACAGACGACATCAGGGTGACTCTAGGGAATGACCCTCGTGGCACCTATCGTATCAAAATTCATGCAGGTGTCGTCGATGGCTCTCCAGCAGTTCGACAGTTTCTCAACATTCGAGACGAATCACCTCTAGGAGTCATAAAAGTTGAGGGCACAGAGCGTTCACCTCGGACAATTGAGATCTTAAGCGCACCGTCCATATTATCGCCGAGTAATCGTCCTAGCGTCACAATTTCAGAGTGCTCCCCTTACGAGAGCTTCTCGCGTGCGTTCGCAACGTATCTAGAGAAAATCCAAAGCGACAATACCTTCGCATCCATCTGGGTCGACTGGGTCGAGGTCGAAGGCCCCTTCTACTTTCAAAAAGAAAATTTCTTCGGCCAATTACTTAGCCCGAAAGGCCAAGACCTCGCTAAGCCCGCCCGCGCCCGAGAACTCATTACTCAATTTGCCTATGAAGCCTTCCGAAGAAGGCCTCCAGAGCCCGAATATATTAATCAATTGGTCGCCTTTTTCGAACAACGCATGCGCAGTGGTCAAAAATACCAAGACGCAATGAGCGAGACATTGGGGGTCGTCCTCACATCACCGAGCTTCATCTTCATCGAAGAAACCCCACAAGCACCAAGCTCTCGTCAACTTGATGCACGCGCCTTTGCCATACGCTTGGCATATTTCCTCTGGAGCTGCCCGCCGGATGACGAGCTCTACCGTGTTGCCGAGAATGGCTCGATTTTCGAACCGAATGCGCTGAAGAAGCAAATTCGCCGTATGCTCAATGACCGAAAGGCTGACGCATTTTATAGCGGATTCATGAGCCAATGGGCAGAGCTGGACCGGTTTGAAGCCATCTCCGTGGATCAGCATGAATACTACAGATTCAACCCCGGCATTCGTGACTCAGCGTATAAAGAAGTGATCGAGTTCTTCAAAGTGCTAGTCAAAGAAAACCTCCCCGTTCACAATCTAATCGACTCCAATTTTGTCGTGGTGAATGCACACCTTGCCAACCACTACGGGTTTAAGGGAGTCGACTCCAACGAATTCCAAAAAGTCTCAATCCCCGCCAACTCCTCGCGAGGCGGGCTCATTACACAAACCGCATTTCTTACAATTGGGTCGAATGGCGAACGTTCCTCGCCCGTCATTCGCGGCACCATGGTGCTCGATAAAATCCTCAACGATCCACCACCACCGCCGCCGCCCAACGTGCCAGAGCTCGGATCGACCGCCACTCGACAACTCACCAACCGCCAGATGGTGGAGTTACACCAAAAGCAGACTGTCTGTGCCTCCTGCCATAGCCGCATCGATCCGATTGGGTTCGGCATGGAAAACTATGATGCCATCGGCCAATGGCGCTACGAAGAGAGAGTCGGCGACGAAGCACTGCCCATTGAACAAGGCGGCAAGCTAGTCAGCGGCATGCACTATCAGGACATCAACGACCTGAAGCGCTTACTCACCACACAGAAGCACAAGTTAGCAAAAGGCATCATCGAATCCATGCTCTCTTACGGGCTGGGCCGCACCATCGAATTTTCTGATCACGAGCAAATCGACGAGCTCGTTCAACGCTGCCAACATGACGACTATGGGATGCAGACCATGATCTTTAAAGTCGTCACCAGCCCAATGTTTACCACCAAATAG
- a CDS encoding DUF1552 domain-containing protein, translating to MSQFITNSMTRRSFLRASGTLLSLPFLESVASAQTTSTTQTAAPKRMIFLGGGFGFTKQTFYPKAAGRFADIGLTDGLMPLERHINDFTMVSNLTNVGATNPHGGSTSYLTGANVTGTPGKRFYNSISCDQLAAQQLGQETRFASLVLSAKESDGMQNSGHGNGLSLSWDDVGKPMPGMNKPIEFYHKIFASNQDSRAELDDRLIKKQSILDIVRINASGMKRTLSKNDREKLDEYFQGLRQIEQGLQRQAKWADIAKPDAPYNAPGNEIMGEEEIKLMYDMMIIALQTDSTRVITYRQPVCSMLLSIGLALKAHSLSHYGFSSARRQASEQRDKKCMDLFAHFIDRLKEAKDVDGSRLYDNCIVSYGSNLRSGHELKNVPALLSGGGAQNIKHGSHIILPKKDTPLANYWLTLMQEAGVKVNRFSHSTGHLPELVGA from the coding sequence ATGAGCCAGTTCATCACCAACTCCATGACACGCCGCTCCTTCCTCAGGGCCAGTGGCACACTACTGTCCCTACCCTTCCTCGAAAGTGTGGCCTCAGCCCAGACCACTTCGACCACTCAAACCGCTGCGCCGAAGCGTATGATCTTCCTTGGTGGTGGCTTTGGCTTTACCAAGCAAACATTCTACCCCAAAGCTGCGGGTCGCTTTGCCGACATCGGTTTGACCGATGGCCTCATGCCATTGGAACGCCACATCAATGACTTCACCATGGTCTCGAACTTAACCAATGTGGGTGCAACCAACCCGCACGGAGGTAGCACATCCTACTTAACCGGCGCCAACGTCACAGGCACACCAGGAAAACGCTTCTATAACTCGATTTCCTGCGATCAACTCGCAGCGCAACAACTCGGGCAAGAGACACGCTTCGCATCGCTGGTGCTGTCTGCAAAGGAATCGGATGGCATGCAAAATTCAGGACATGGCAATGGCTTATCACTTTCATGGGACGACGTCGGCAAGCCAATGCCAGGCATGAATAAGCCAATAGAATTCTACCATAAAATATTTGCCAGCAATCAAGATTCGCGTGCCGAACTAGACGACCGACTAATCAAGAAGCAAAGTATTCTGGATATCGTGCGTATCAATGCCAGCGGGATGAAGCGCACGCTGAGCAAGAACGATCGCGAAAAGTTGGATGAATACTTCCAAGGCCTACGCCAAATCGAGCAAGGTCTACAGCGCCAAGCCAAATGGGCAGACATCGCCAAGCCGGATGCGCCCTATAATGCGCCTGGCAATGAGATCATGGGCGAAGAAGAAATCAAGCTGATGTATGATATGATGATCATCGCACTTCAGACTGACTCCACTCGTGTGATCACTTACCGTCAACCCGTGTGCTCGATGCTACTCAGTATCGGCCTCGCACTCAAAGCCCACTCGCTCAGTCACTATGGCTTTTCCTCCGCGCGCAGGCAGGCGTCCGAACAGCGCGATAAAAAGTGTATGGATCTATTTGCGCACTTCATCGATCGCCTCAAAGAGGCAAAGGACGTCGATGGCAGTCGTCTCTACGATAACTGTATCGTCAGTTACGGCAGCAATCTACGATCAGGGCACGAGCTCAAGAACGTGCCGGCCCTACTCTCCGGCGGAGGCGCGCAAAACATCAAGCACGGCAGTCATATCATACTCCCGAAAAAGGATACGCCCTTAGCAAATTACTGGCTCACACTCATGCAAGAAGCCGGCGTGAAGGTCAACCGATTCAGCCATAGCACTGGTCACTTGCCGGAGTTAGTCGGCGCTTGA
- a CDS encoding response regulator transcription factor has translation MKKPISIIIVEDHFDYRDTLELLLGNMPEFEIAGSFNSAEQALRELESNQSQPDPEIILLDLNLPGMSGIEFIPWCQKYSPKSKILVLSQSNRESDVLRAIQKGADGYLLKSSTMHVIAEGLKAVSSGGAILDPNLASFILNELKAKAPQITVSGADITKRELDVLTLIADGHSQKEIGDQLAITKYTVTDHLKSIYAKLGVKNAPQAVAVAYRHGLFKEDGDRDG, from the coding sequence ATGAAGAAACCGATTTCCATCATCATCGTCGAAGATCATTTCGACTATCGCGACACACTTGAGCTGCTGTTAGGCAATATGCCTGAATTTGAAATCGCAGGCTCGTTCAACAGTGCCGAACAAGCACTGCGCGAACTAGAGAGCAATCAAAGCCAACCAGATCCTGAGATCATCTTATTAGACCTGAATTTACCAGGGATGTCGGGTATCGAGTTCATTCCATGGTGTCAGAAGTATTCACCCAAAAGTAAAATACTCGTCCTCAGCCAATCCAACCGTGAGTCCGATGTATTACGTGCCATTCAAAAAGGTGCTGATGGTTATCTGCTAAAATCATCTACCATGCATGTCATCGCCGAGGGCCTCAAAGCCGTGAGTTCAGGGGGCGCGATACTGGATCCTAATTTGGCGTCATTCATACTTAATGAGCTCAAAGCAAAAGCACCTCAAATTACAGTCTCTGGAGCGGATATCACCAAACGGGAATTGGATGTGCTCACACTGATTGCCGATGGCCACTCCCAAAAAGAAATAGGTGATCAACTAGCGATTACCAAATATACGGTGACCGATCATTTAAAGAGCATCTACGCAAAGCTCGGCGTCAAGAACGCGCCCCAAGCGGTGGCGGTAGCGTATAGACATGGGCTGTTCAAAGAGGATGGCGATCGCGACGGATAA
- a CDS encoding glycoside hydrolase family protein, producing MKYKILLLAAAMTSAISLNATELEESSFSESLVPGPFILPSEAHEWTWCMAPIYDDAGKLHVFNSIIPDDGVWVRNSRIVHWTADQPEGPYTLVGDLFASDEIGYHNPQISKVGDTYVLVYLYNPYKDANGSMQEVGMATAKSPDGPWTENPNNPIIPASGQMYGANIVHASNPTFVVTPEGKYRIYYKSMTDKYGKKSFREMSFAESDQLDGPYVNYANNPVISYAEQELDIEDPYVFYYNDSYYMIVEDRRDVKAMLEGRQLPGDQIKSGGFRPGLIYKSEDGIDWGIPEVGYQTNEIYYGHELARSERPHILWKDGEPEYLFLACHDKDSTAGYILKIDRWDGE from the coding sequence ATGAAATACAAAATTTTACTGCTCGCAGCTGCGATGACTTCAGCCATCTCACTGAATGCAACGGAGCTTGAGGAATCCTCTTTCTCCGAATCACTGGTCCCTGGCCCATTTATTTTGCCCTCTGAAGCGCACGAGTGGACTTGGTGCATGGCACCGATCTACGATGACGCGGGTAAGCTGCATGTATTTAACTCAATCATTCCGGATGATGGCGTTTGGGTGCGTAACAGCCGGATCGTGCATTGGACTGCGGATCAGCCTGAGGGTCCTTACACGCTGGTCGGCGATCTGTTTGCCAGTGATGAAATCGGCTACCATAATCCGCAGATTTCTAAGGTCGGTGACACCTATGTATTAGTGTATTTGTATAACCCCTACAAAGATGCGAATGGATCGATGCAAGAGGTTGGTATGGCCACGGCCAAATCGCCGGACGGTCCATGGACGGAGAATCCGAATAATCCAATCATCCCAGCTTCCGGTCAAATGTATGGCGCTAATATTGTGCATGCGTCCAATCCCACGTTCGTTGTCACCCCTGAGGGAAAATACCGCATCTATTACAAATCGATGACGGATAAATACGGTAAGAAAAGTTTCCGAGAAATGTCTTTCGCTGAGAGCGATCAACTGGATGGACCGTATGTAAATTACGCAAACAATCCAGTAATCAGCTACGCCGAGCAAGAACTCGATATCGAAGATCCTTATGTGTTTTATTACAACGATTCCTATTACATGATCGTAGAAGATCGTCGTGATGTGAAGGCCATGCTTGAAGGGCGGCAGTTGCCTGGCGATCAAATCAAGTCCGGAGGCTTTCGCCCGGGGCTGATATATAAATCCGAGGACGGGATTGACTGGGGCATTCCTGAGGTCGGTTATCAGACCAACGAGATCTATTACGGCCATGAATTGGCACGTAGTGAGCGGCCACACATCCTCTGGAAGGATGGAGAACCAGAATATCTATTTCTGGCGTGTCATGACAAAGATTCGACTGCAGGCTACATCCTAAAGATTGACCGATGGGACGGCGAATAA
- a CDS encoding alpha/beta hydrolase, translating into MKYLTHTLTPLLALLSVVSVHALEPLKDSSDLYNEIQVQKRLASLDKNQDGLIQADEYGDQWKRNGRHDTNKDGALDIEELRHIPLAYIDSPGKQLRNVLFKRTEDADVFLDFYFPDVDDSSEKPVVIYTHGGGWAAGSKHGAGNASFNVVHKALLKEGFCVLSVGYRLVKKGGDTAMRDCVIDAKDALRFVSAYRKELGIDPNKIYTFGDSAGGHLAQMVLLAPPESLQGDPELAKYSYKTVAGVSWYGPCDFEDEQLFNHDDRENFRDRFGPRIMGSDTGPQDKLGRYREMSPVNYLTKDSPALLMIQGDGDTTIPVKQAYRMEQALETIDAPVEIMIIKNAGHNWRQADGKTPIEPGRTVIIQSTIDFILEHK; encoded by the coding sequence ATGAAATATTTAACACACACCCTCACACCCTTACTCGCACTTCTTAGTGTAGTGAGTGTTCATGCACTTGAACCTCTGAAGGATTCGTCGGATCTGTATAATGAAATACAGGTGCAGAAACGCCTCGCTAGTCTGGATAAGAACCAAGATGGCCTGATTCAAGCGGATGAGTATGGCGACCAATGGAAGCGCAATGGTCGTCACGATACGAATAAGGATGGAGCACTGGATATTGAAGAACTGAGACATATTCCGCTGGCCTACATCGACAGTCCCGGTAAGCAGCTGCGTAACGTTTTGTTTAAGCGAACTGAGGACGCAGATGTGTTTTTGGATTTCTATTTTCCAGACGTGGATGACAGTTCTGAAAAACCTGTGGTTATTTATACTCACGGTGGCGGGTGGGCTGCTGGCAGCAAACATGGCGCTGGCAATGCATCGTTTAATGTCGTGCACAAGGCGCTACTAAAGGAGGGTTTTTGCGTGCTCTCGGTTGGCTATCGATTGGTTAAGAAGGGCGGGGACACTGCGATGCGTGACTGTGTGATCGATGCGAAGGATGCACTTCGCTTCGTTTCCGCTTATCGTAAAGAGCTCGGAATTGATCCGAATAAGATCTACACCTTCGGCGATTCTGCCGGTGGGCATCTCGCACAAATGGTGCTACTGGCTCCGCCCGAGAGTCTGCAGGGTGATCCGGAACTGGCGAAATACAGCTATAAGACCGTGGCGGGTGTTTCCTGGTATGGGCCATGCGATTTCGAAGACGAGCAGTTGTTTAACCACGACGATCGTGAGAACTTTAGAGATCGCTTCGGGCCACGTATCATGGGCTCGGATACAGGGCCACAAGACAAGTTGGGGCGTTACCGCGAGATGAGCCCTGTGAACTACCTGACCAAAGACAGTCCCGCGCTATTGATGATTCAGGGCGATGGCGATACGACGATTCCTGTAAAGCAGGCTTACCGTATGGAGCAGGCATTAGAGACCATCGATGCACCCGTCGAGATCATGATCATCAAGAATGCGGGACACAACTGGCGTCAAGCCGACGGTAAAACTCCGATCGAACCGGGCCGCACTGTAATCATTCAGAGCACGATTGACTTTATTTTAGAGCATAAATGA
- a CDS encoding alpha-L-fucosidase, with amino-acid sequence MKTLSNLSMKSALLAFSFCLINPLFGAEAVSQRADSSVIMPAPQAELQGSQLSWDFDLTYPGKYTLQLVVALDGAEAEHVGVARLDGELVGDVLTKTYIIEEGLVSEFKKPVTIEEAGTYTLTVESSLPIIKARLVPYGYTSSRIFLSSDKYYDAWLKMHQSPAKVAAMEWYQQARFGMFIHWGIYSAAAGSWEGQRIEEGQGPSVAEWIQFAFQISREEYREYAKNFNPDKSFAVNIAKLAKDTGMNYVVITSKHHDGFALFDSACSEWDIADATDYDGDLVKELYDACRAEGIDFGVYYSHGNDWGDGGDGNYANVKAANDVYGVPTRPNGKNLWDPSPNTHAEYLDQKAYPQIQELVEMLPDLRLIWFDGDGLISERQAFDFYKLVYDLNPNIVVNRRVGYDFGDYIDAGDNKTPAGSELAAKHFETCGTANHSWGFKAYDHHWKSGNQLLRNFVDIVSKGGNYLLNIGPTSEGKVPEPCVQSFLEVGEWVKVNRDAIFGTTRWTTFREGVKQVKDSESKPTEFWFSAKGDKVYVMSLVPAEGVAMVQSLNASAGKVVAVRLLGSDVSLSWKQTENALKVDLSGVESGANGYALEVILSQ; translated from the coding sequence ATGAAAACCCTCTCTAATTTATCCATGAAGTCGGCGTTGCTGGCTTTTTCCTTCTGTTTGATAAATCCATTATTTGGAGCCGAAGCGGTGTCTCAGCGAGCAGACAGCTCGGTGATCATGCCAGCGCCTCAGGCTGAGCTGCAGGGAAGTCAGCTCAGTTGGGACTTCGACTTAACCTATCCTGGTAAATATACCTTACAGTTGGTGGTGGCGCTCGATGGCGCAGAAGCAGAGCACGTCGGAGTCGCACGACTGGACGGTGAACTTGTTGGCGATGTCTTAACGAAGACTTACATCATCGAAGAGGGGCTGGTTTCGGAATTTAAGAAGCCAGTGACGATTGAGGAGGCTGGCACTTACACCTTAACCGTGGAGTCTAGTTTGCCGATCATCAAGGCGCGCTTAGTGCCCTATGGTTACACCAGTAGCCGTATCTTCCTGAGTTCGGACAAATACTACGACGCTTGGTTGAAGATGCATCAGTCTCCGGCCAAGGTCGCTGCGATGGAGTGGTATCAACAGGCGCGCTTCGGCATGTTTATACACTGGGGCATTTACTCGGCAGCCGCAGGCTCATGGGAGGGGCAACGTATTGAAGAAGGGCAGGGGCCTAGTGTCGCTGAATGGATTCAATTCGCCTTTCAAATTTCGCGCGAAGAGTATCGCGAATACGCGAAGAATTTTAATCCGGACAAATCCTTTGCCGTCAATATCGCCAAGCTCGCGAAGGATACGGGCATGAATTACGTGGTGATCACGTCGAAGCATCATGATGGCTTTGCGCTGTTTGACTCGGCCTGCTCGGAGTGGGACATTGCGGATGCGACGGACTATGACGGCGATTTAGTGAAAGAGCTCTACGACGCTTGCCGCGCCGAGGGCATCGACTTCGGCGTGTATTACTCGCATGGCAATGACTGGGGCGACGGCGGTGACGGCAACTATGCCAATGTCAAAGCAGCCAACGATGTCTATGGCGTGCCGACACGGCCCAATGGTAAAAACCTCTGGGATCCCAGCCCCAACACGCACGCCGAATATTTGGATCAGAAGGCTTATCCTCAGATTCAGGAACTCGTCGAAATGCTGCCCGACTTACGTCTCATTTGGTTCGATGGTGATGGTTTGATTAGTGAGCGACAGGCATTTGATTTCTATAAATTGGTGTATGATCTCAACCCCAACATTGTGGTAAATCGTCGCGTCGGTTATGACTTCGGCGATTACATCGACGCGGGCGACAATAAGACGCCTGCCGGCAGTGAGCTGGCCGCAAAACATTTTGAGACCTGTGGCACCGCCAATCACTCCTGGGGCTTTAAAGCATATGATCACCACTGGAAAAGCGGCAATCAACTGCTACGCAACTTCGTTGATATTGTATCTAAAGGCGGCAACTATTTGCTCAACATTGGTCCAACCAGTGAAGGTAAAGTGCCTGAACCGTGCGTGCAAAGTTTCCTCGAAGTGGGAGAGTGGGTGAAGGTGAACCGCGACGCGATTTTCGGCACAACGCGTTGGACGACTTTCCGTGAAGGCGTGAAGCAGGTGAAGGACAGCGAATCGAAGCCGACTGAGTTCTGGTTCAGTGCCAAGGGGGACAAGGTTTACGTGATGTCGCTGGTGCCTGCAGAGGGTGTTGCAATGGTTCAGTCGCTCAACGCATCGGCTGGCAAAGTCGTTGCAGTTCGCTTGCTAGGCAGCGATGTCAGCCTGTCTTGGAAGCAGACCGAAAACGCGCTGAAGGTCGATTTATCTGGAGTGGAATCCGGTGCAAACGGTTACGCGTTGGAAGTAATACTAAGTCAGTAG